In the Streptomyces sp. NBC_00193 genome, TCGTGCCGGAGGTGCGGCCGCGCACCGACAGCTCGGCCGTTCCGGCCAGGCTCATGCCCAGGCGGGCGAGCTTGCCGATGAGGGCGTTGAAGCGGATCCCGAGCGGGCCGGCCTGGACGTAGTACGGCTTGGGCGCGTTCATGGTGGCCTCCGAGGCGTTTGGCGTTTGGGAGAGCACTGCTCTCGCTTGAGAACAGTGTGCACGGATCGCCGCTCCAAAACAAGAGCAGTGCTCTCTGAATGGAGCGGCGCTCTTGTTGGTGGGCAGTGCTCTGATCGCGTGGCAGACTGACCCCATGAGCACCGTGCGAGGGGCGAGGGAACGAGCCCGCATCGAAGTCACCGCCGCCATCAAGGACGAAGCGCGCCGCGCACTCGCGGCGGAGGGCGCAGCCAAGCTGTCGCTGCGCGCCGTCGCCCGCGAGCTGGGCATGGTCTCCTCCGCCCTTTACCGCTACTTCCCCAGCCGCGACGAGCTCCTCACCGCCCTCATCGTCGACGCCTACAACAGCGTCGGCGCCGCCGCCGAGGCCGCCGACTCCCGCTCGCTCGCCGCGGGCGGCACCCCCCGCGCCCGCTGGGCCGAGGTCTGCGCGGCCGTCCGCGGCTGGGCGCTGGAGCACCCGCACGAGTACGCCCTCATCTACGGCTCGCCCGTCCCCGGCTACACCGCCCCGCTCGACACCATCGGCCCCGCCTCCCGCGTGGGCAACGCCCTCATCGGCATCGTGCGCGCCGCCTACGAGGGCCGTGGCATCGCCCTCCCGCCGCTCCCCGCCGAGCTGCGCCCCGAGGCCGCCCGCATGGCCGCGGACTTCGCCGAAGGACTGCCCCCCGAGGTCGCGGCGGCCCTGGTCGCCGCCTGGGCGCAGCTCGTCGGGCTGATCTCCTTCGAGCTGTTCGGCCAGTTCAACCGGGTCGTCGAGGACCGCGACACCTTCTTCGCGCACGCCGCCGGACAGCTGGCGCACGGGGTCGGACTGCCCGCCGTATAGAGCCGGGCGGGGCCGTGCAGGGCCGTCCCGGCGGGGGCCGTCCCGGCGGGGGCCGGAGATGGTTCGCTTGTCAGTTCCTCGTACGGAAGCAGGGGATTCGGCCCTGGCGCGCCCGGCGGCCCGTCTAGTGTTCCTCGGGCCGGGGTCGGGTCCTGTCCCGGTTGCCGTTCCCGGCGCCCGGCCATCGCCCCGGCGTCGTCCTGCCGCCGCCCCGCCGCCGCCCCGAGGAGCCGTCATGACCCGCGCCGCGAAGGCCGTTTACGCCATCCTGGCCACCCTCTTACTGGCCGCGCCGGCGCCGGCCGTCACCGCGTCGGCGAGTTCGGAGCCGAGCCGCGCCCAGGCCGGGGACCGCACCCCGGCTCTCGCCCCGGCCCCGACCCCCGCGGTGAGACCGACGCCCCGGGCGGCCGGCGTACGGGGCCTGGAGATAGCCGTCCCGGCCTACGTATGGGCCGACGACCCGATGCTCGTCGATCTCACCGCCACCAGCCCGGCCGCCTCGGTCGTGGTCCTCAACCCGGGCAACGGCGACTCCCCGTTCGACGCCCCCTGGCGGGCCCGCGCCGACGTCCTGCGCACCGGCACCACCGCCACCGGCGAGAAGACCAAGGTGCTCGGCTACGTCCACACCGACCACGGCAACCGCGACATCGCCGCCGTGAAGGCCTCCGTGGACAACTACCTCAAGACTCCCGACGGCCGCCTCCACGTGGACGGCATCTTCTTCGACGTGGTCAGCCGCGACTGCGGCCCGGCCAACGCCACCCGCGACCACTACGCGGAGCTCCGCCGCTACGTGCAGGACACCATGGAAGCCGTGGCCCCCGGCACGTCCGACCTGGTCGTCAACAACCCCGGTACGGCCATTGCCGACTGCTACCTGGAGCCCGGCCGCCGCACCGCCGACGTCTTCGTCACCTTCGAGGACACGTACGCGGCCCACACGGGCGCCGGCTGGCTCGGCGGCAACGTCTTCAACGCACTCACCGGCTACCGCTCCGGCGCCGAACTCGACCCGAGCGGCACCGCGTTCTGGCACCTCGTGCACGACGTCCCGGACGCCTCCGCGATGCGCGCGACGCTCCGCACGGCCTTCGAACGCGGCGCGGGCTACGCCTACGCGACCAGCGCGCAGATGCCGAACCCCTGGGACGCGCAGCCCGGTTGGAAGTACCGCGCCCAGACCTCGTACGCCTCAACCCTGGGCTGAGCCGCACTCCGTCCGCCCGACGGCGGTGATCTCGACGGTCCGGCCGTCGGGGTCCACGAGCCGGTGGCGCCCCGGGGCGAGCGGCGGACGCGCCGCGGACGCGTCCACGGCCAGCCCCAGCCGCAGGACGCCCGTGAGCCGGTCGTCGCCGGCGGGATAGAGCTCGCGGACCATGCCGTCCGGGAGGACGGCCGCGTAGTGGTCCGGCCCGCGGCCGTGGCGTTCCGCGGTGAACGCCAGGCCCAGGTCCGCGTAGAACCGGCGGCAGTCCTCCAACCGCGGCGTGTACAGCACCAGGAGCGAGACCCGGGCCGTGGACGCCCGTCCCTCACGGTCGGGGACGACGACGCTCTGCGTCGGCGGGGCGGGCCGTACGGCCGGGGAATCCATGCGGTCCACTGGAGAAGCGCCCCGGGCCCTATCGGCCGTCGTTCTCGGGGCGGCGGGCGAAGCGCCACAGGACGTGGGCGATCCGGAGGAGGAACACCGTCGCGGCCAGGGCGCCGCCCACCGTCGCCAGGATCCGGCCGGTCGTGGGGGAGAGATCGAAGGCCAGGGCGGGGGCGTACAGCGCCGCGAAGACCAGTCCTGCCGCGAAGACGCCACTGACGAAGGCGTACGCGATCTCGATGGTGATCGCGTCCCGGTCGGCCTGACTACGTCGCTCCATGGGCGCAGTCTCGCCGCCCGAGCCGTGTCCCGACAAGGGCGCCACGGCGTCCCGCCGTGCCCGGGGGTCAGATTCCGGCCGTGTCCGCCCAGAGCCGGGCCAGTTCCGCGTCGCCCGTCACGCCCGGTCCGGTGAGCGGCAGGCGGTTCCACAGGGCCGAGTAGAGCCAGGAGGCCTCGCCCGTCAGGGTGCAGTCCGCCTCCGCGCCGTCCGTGCCGTGGGCGTCTCCGCGCACCGTGCGCGCGGGCTCCGGCGACAGGTGTACGGTCCACACCGCGCCGGTGTCGGAGGCCCGTACCCGGAGCACCCGCGGCTCCGCCGTCCGGACCCGGCTCTGCGGCCGCGCGTGGAACCCGGTCAGCAGCTCGTCCACCCCGTCCTCCGCGAAGCCGGGGTCCACCGCCCCGAAGGGCACGCCCAGCGCGGCCTCCGCGTCCATCCGGTGCACGGTGGTCTCGTGCGCCTGGCGCCGCGCCCAGAAGGCCAGCGGCGAAGGCGGCGCGGTCGGCAGGAAGGTCCAGCAGTGCGCGTCGGCCGAGGTCCCGGAAAGGGTCCGCACCAGCGTCGCGTGCCCCTCGCGGAACCAGGCCAGCAGTTCCGCGCCCACCAGCTCCGGCGCCTCCGGGAACGGCGCCCGCTCGGTCAGTCCCTGCGCCACGTACCCGGTGGCCCAGCGGTGCACGGAGCCCGTGTGGCGCAGCAGATCCGCGACCCGCCACTGCGGACAGGTGGGCACCAGGGCGTCCGTACCGGCCCGTTCGGCGATGTCGGCGAGCTGCTCACCCTCGCGGGCCACGGTCTTCACATAGCTGATGATCTCCATGCCAGGAGTCTCGCAGCCGCCCGCGGGGACGCACAACGAAGGATGATGGAGGTCACGGAGGAGGTGGCGGAGCAGGTGGCGGAGGGCGTGGAGCACCCGGACACGCAGCACCCGGCCGGCGAGCTCTTCCCGCGCGAGCGGGCCGAGATCGTGCCCGGGGCCGTGCACGTGCCCGACTGGCTGGGGCCCGGGCGGCAGCGGGAGTTGGTGGAGGCCTGCCGGGAATGGGCCCGGCCGCCCGCCGGGCTGCGTACGGTGCGCACGCCGGGCGGGGGGACGATGAGCGCCCGGCAGGTGTGCCTGGGGCTGCACTGGTACCCGTACGGATATGCGCCCACCGCCGTCGACGGGGACGGTACGCCGGTCAAGGCGATGCCCGACTGGCTCGCACGACTGGGCCGCAGCGCCGTGGCCGCCGCGTACGGGCAGGCTCCGGGTCCGGGGGTCGCGTACGACATCGCCTTGGTCAACTTCTACGAGGGCGACTCCCGCATGGGCATGCACCGGGACGGCGAGGAGCGCTCGGAGGCCCCGGTGGTCTCGCTGAGCCTGGGTGATTCCTGCCTCTTCCGCTTCGGCAACACCGCCTCGCGCGGGCGTCCGTATCGGGACGTTGAGCTGCGCAGCGGGGATCTGTTCGTCTTCGGCGGACCCGTCCGACGGGCCTTTCACGGGGTGCCGAAAGTCCTGCCCGGCACCGCTCCGCCGGGCCTCGGGCTGACCGGGCGGCTGAACATCACACTCAGGGTCGGCGGGCTCGGCTAGCGGGCGGCGTCCTCGACCCTCCGATCATGCGAGGATCGCTGTCATGAACGGCAACGGGGCCCCGCGGCGGGTGGGGGATGTGACCACGGTGTCCGCTGGGACGGACGGGACGGGCGGAGCGGAAGGGACGGGCGGGGTCGAAGGGGCCGGCACGGCCGAGGGATCCGACAGGGCCTCGACCTCCACCTCGGCTTCGGCCTCCGCTTCGACCTCGGCTTCGGCTTCGGCGTCGGCCTCCGCGTCCGCGGCAGCCGGCTCCGCACGGACCAAGCTGGAGCGGGGCCGTGGCGCGCTCGGGCCGGCGCTGGAGCTCGTCCACACCGGCCGGGCCCCGACCCGCGCGGTCCTGACGGCCGAGCTCGGTGTCACCCGCGCCACCGCCGGAGCCGTCGCCGCCGAGCTGGAGGCACTCGGCCTGATCCGCGTGGACTCCCGCCCCGGCGGGGCCGGCGGAACCCAGGGCCGCCCCTCGCACCGGCTCTCCGTGGACGAGAACGGCCCGGTGGCCCTGGCCGCGCAGGTGCACTCGGACGGGTTCCGGGCCGCCCTGGTCGGGCTCGGCGGCCGGATCGTCGCCACGGCTCCCGGCAGGGTGCCCGTGTCGGCCGACCCGGCGCAGGTCCTCGGCGCGGTCGTCGAAGCCGGGGCCGCGCTGCTCGCACAGACCGGCCGTCGCTGCATCGGCGCCGGCCTCGCGGTGCCCTCGGCGGTCGCGGAGCCGGAGGGCACGGCGCTGAACCCGCTGCACCTGGCCTGGCCCGCCGGTTCCCCCGTGCGGGCCATCTTCGCCGACTGCGTGAAGGAGGCCGGCATCGACGGCCCGGCGCTGACCGGCAACGACGTGAACCTCGCCGCGCTCGCCGAGCACCGGCACGGTGCCGGCCGCAGCGCGCAGCACCTGCTGTGCGTGGCCACCGGGCACCGCGGGGTCGGCGGGGCGCTCGTCCTGGACGGCCGTCTGCACAGCGGGAGTTCGGGCCTGGCCCTGGAGGTCGGCCACCTCACCGTCAACCCCGAGGGGCGGGCCTGCCACTGCGGCAGCCGCGGCTGCCTCGACGTGGAGGCCGACCCGCTGGCCTTCCTCACCGCCGCCGGGCGCACTCCGGGCCCCGAGGTGTCCCTGCTCCAGCAGGCCCGTGACCTGCTCCGCGAGGAGTCGGCGGACCCGGGAGTGCGGGCCGCAACCGAGGAGCTCATCGACCGGCTCGGCCTGGGCCTCGCGGGCCTGGTCAACATCCTGAACCCGGACCGGATCATCCTGGGCGGACTGCACCGGGAGCTGCTCTACGCCGACCCCGAGCGGCTGCGCGCGGTGGTCGCGGACCGCAGCCTGTGGGGCCGCAGCGGCGGCGTGCCGATCCTGCCGTGCACGCTCGACCACAACAGCCTGGTCGGCGCCGCCGAGCTGGCGTGGCAGCCGGTGCTGGACGACCCCCTCGGGACCCTGGGCACGGCGGCCTGACGGCTCGACGACCCCTCCGGGCGGCTGCTGCGGCCGGAGGCTACCCGGGCCGGGCGCCGACCGAGGCGGTCACCGACAGGCCGGCGGAGACCGGCTCGGGGGGTGCGGCGACGGGCGGGGCCGGCGCGGGGTCCCGTACGGCCTTCTTCTCGGGCTTCTTCCCGGGCAGGAGCGCCGGGCGCTCGGCCAGGAGCACCGGGTGGCGTTCCGGTGCGGCCGGTCCGGGGGCGGCGCGCAGGGAGAACCACACCACCTTTCCCGGGCAGTCCTCCTGCTGCCGGGCGCCCCACGCCTCGCTGAGGGCCTCCACGAGCGCGAGCCCGCGGCCGGAGGTCTCCAGGGCGTCGACCGGGGAACCGCCCACGGGGCGGGTGGACCCGGCGGGCACAGAGGCCGCGTCGGACCCGGAGGATCCACGGTCTCCTGTGGACCCGCAGTCCCCGGAGTGCCGGAGCATCGGGAGGCGGGGGTCGCTGTCGTAGACGGAGACGGTCAGCCGGCCGAGTCGGAGCTCGATCTCGACGGTGCACGTCTTGTCCGGCTGCGCATGGCGGTGGACGTTGCTGAGCAGCTCCGTCACGCCGAGCGCAGCCCGGTCTATGAGCGGATCGAGCTGCCAGTGGCGCAGTTGCGCTGAAACGATTCGGCGGATCTGTCCGATCCGCAAGGGCAGGGCCTGCAGTTCGACGACGCAGTGCCTGCGGGAATGACTGATCACGGCTGCGACTCCCCGACATCAGTGTTACGGGTGCTGCACCCTCGGTGACGCCTCCCCAGGGTCACCCACTGTGGGCCTGTGTGCAACCGAACGCGATCGAAAGGCATCCGCATGGATACCCAAAGTGACCGTTTGTGCAGGTGAGGGGGGTACATTGCGAAAGCGGGCGGAGCGAGGCGAAGAGGCGCCGGGCCGTCCCAGGACTCGGGACATCGGGAAGTACGAAGGAGCACGGCGCATGAGCACCACCGGGACGACCGCCACGACCATCGACGTCGACCGCAGCGACGCGGACTACCGCGCGTGGCTGAAAGAGGCCGTCCGCAAGGTGCAGGCGGACGCGAACCGCTCGGCCGACACCCACCTGCTGCGCTTCCCGCTCCCCGAGGCCTGGGGCATCGACCTCTACCTCAAGGACGAGTCCACCCACCCGACGGGCTCCCTCAAGCACCGTCTCGCCCGCTCCCTGTTCCTCTACGCCCTCTGCAACGGCTGGATCCGCCCCGGCCGCCCCGTCATCGAGGCCTCGTCCGGTTCCACCGCCGTCTCGGAGGCGTACTTCGCCAAGCTGATCGGCGTCCCGTTCATCGCCGTCATGCCGCGGACGACGAGCCCCGAGAAGTGCCGGCTCATCGAGTTCCACGGCGGCGAATGTCACTTCGTCGACGACTCGATGAAGATGTACGAGGAGTCGGCCGAGCTCGCCGCCCGCACCGGCGGCCACTACATGGACCAGTTCACGTACGCGGAGCGGGCGACGGACTGGCGCGGCAACAACAACATCGCCGAATCGATGTACCAGCAGCTGCGGTTGGAGCGTTACCCCGAGCCCACCTGGATCGTGGCCACGGCCGGAACCGGCGGCACCTCCGCGACGATCGCCCGCTACGTGCACTACATGCAGCACGACACCCGCATCTGCGTCCCGGATCCGGAGAACTCCTGCTTCTTCGACGGCTGGACCCGGGGCGACGCGCACGCCACGAGCGATTGCGGCTCGCGCATCGAGGGCATCGGCCGCCCCCGGATGGAGCCGAGCTTCGTCCCCGGTGCCATCGACCGGATGATGCGGGTCCCGGACGCCGCGAGCGTCGCCGCGTGCCGTGCGCTGGAGCGGGTGATCGGCCGCAAGGCCGGCGGCTCCACCGGCACCGGGGTCTGGAGCGCGCTGAAGATCATCTCGGAGATGGTGGCGGAGGGCCGCACGGGCAGCGTCGTGACCCTGCTCTGCGACGGGGGCGAGCGCTACCTCGACAAGTACTACTCCGACGCGTGGCTGGCGGAGCAGGGGCTCGACATCACCCCGTACGCGCGGACGCTCGACACCATGCTGGCGACCGGCGTGTGGAGCGAGCCCGTCGGCTGAAACGTTTCCCTGTCCGGGACCGGGGTCGCTGGCTACGCTGTGCTGACTTCGGGCACGGGTCGGGCAGTGCGGGGCGGGGCGGGGAGCGATGGCGGAGAACGCGGGCAGCGGCGGCGGCGACGGCAGCGGCGGCGACGGTTCCGGGAGCAGCGGCAGCGGTACGGGTGGTGAAGGCGCGGGCGGCGCAGGGCCGTTGACCTGTCCCCGGTGCGGCCGGGAGGACCAGGTGCTCGGCGTGTCCGCCGCGTACCTGCGCTCCAAGGCGAAGATGCGGGTGGAGCGTGGTGGCGGCGAGGACGAGATCGTCACGACCCGCGAGGAGAACTCGGAACTGGCCAAGGCCCTGGCGGTCGCTCCCGACGAGCCGGACAGCGGCACCGCGGGCTGTATCGGGGTACTGCTGTTTCTCGCCTCGGTCGGCGCCTTCGTCTGGAGTGCGATCGAGGGGAAGTGGTTCGAGGACGGCAGTACGTTCCCGCGCCTCTACGGGACCGATGACGCCCCCTTCACGGTCGACCAGCCCTCGACCTACCTGGTCTGGATCGGTGCGGCCCTGCTGCTCGTCGGCATCGTCCTCCTCGCCCTGTCGGGCCGGGCCGTACGGACCTGGCGCCGCCGGACCGAACCGGGCCGGGTGGCCGCCGACCGCGTCTGGGCGGACGGCTGGTACTGCGGCCGTTGCGGCACGGTCCACTTCGCGGGCGAACGGGCCCTGTCCCTGCAGGAGTTCCGGACCCGCGTCTGGTCGGCGGGCGGCTACGGGGACCTGGCGGTGCGGCACCCCGCGGTCTGAACCGTGGCGGCCCGGCGGGCCCGTGGCGACAACCCCGTAGGCACGGCAGCGCCGGCTGCTTACGCTGTCCGGACTTCGATCACGGCGCGGCCTCGGGGGGAACCATGGCGGGCATCGAGTACAACAGGCCGGAGCGGGACGCGGGGGCGGGCGCGCCCCGCGCGTGCCCCCACTGCCGCCAGGCCGACCAACTGCGTGCGGTCCAGGCGGTGTTCCTCGAGGGCCACCGGCACGTCCGCACGGAGAGCGGCACGGGGGACCAGCGGCACGCGGTCACCCGGGAGGTGGTCTCGCGGCTGGCCCGTGCGCTGGCGCCGGCCCCGCCCGCACCACGGGTCCAGGGGCGGGGATGTCTGGGTGCGTTCCTCGTACTGGTGGCGGTCGGCACGTTCCTGGCCGGCTCGCTGGCCGGGCACTGGTTCGCCGGGAGCACGGGCGAGTCCGGGCCCGTATATCCGTACCCCGGATGGGACGAGCCCGCCTCCGGACCGGAGCCCGGTCTCTTCTTCCTCGGCGTGATCGCCGCGATCGCCCTGCTGGGCGCCGTCCTCCTCTTCGCGGGCGTGGCCCGGGCCAACCGGGCGTACCGCGCGCGGACGGAGCCCGGCCTGGCCGCCGCCGAGCGGCTCTGGGCCCGGGGCTGGTACTGCGGGCGCTGCGCCCGAGCGCACTTCGAGGGGGAGTCCGCGGCGCTGACGCTCCAGGAGTTCCGTGTGCGGGTGTGGACGGCCGGGGGGTACGGAGACCTGGCCGACACTCACCCGGCGGTCGATCTGCACGTAGCCCTCCGGCCGGACGGGTCCTACTGATCCGACCCCCGCCGCCGGGCCGCCAGTCGCAGGTCCAGTGCGCGGACCGCCGAGCGGAACGAGTGGCCGAGGGCCGGCCGGGCCGCGGCGAGGGCGAGGCGGACGGTGGGCGGGCCGTCGGCGGCGAAGGTCCACTGGACGTGGGTGCCGGAGCCGGAGGGGGTCAGGCGCCACTCCTCCAGCAGGGCCTGTATGCCGGGGGCGTTGGTCTTGTCGACCCGGTACGCGTAGCGTCGCTCCGGATCCGCGGCCATGATCGTCTCCTCGAACCGGACCCCGCCCGCCAGCCTGATCGCGCGCCCGGCGCCGCCGTCCATGGGGCGGGCCCCGGTGACGGCCCGGAACCAGCTCGGCCAGCCCTCGACCTCCTCGGCCAGCGCCCGGTACACCTCCTCGGGAGCCGCCGTGGCACGGCCGGCGAAGACCAGGCGGGTGGGGGCGACTTCGATGAAGTCCAGTCCTACGGGGCGGAGTAGGCGGTGCATGGCGGCACTCCCTCGGTTCGGCGGACGGACGGTG is a window encoding:
- a CDS encoding TetR/AcrR family transcriptional regulator, which translates into the protein MSTVRGARERARIEVTAAIKDEARRALAAEGAAKLSLRAVARELGMVSSALYRYFPSRDELLTALIVDAYNSVGAAAEAADSRSLAAGGTPRARWAEVCAAVRGWALEHPHEYALIYGSPVPGYTAPLDTIGPASRVGNALIGIVRAAYEGRGIALPPLPAELRPEAARMAADFAEGLPPEVAAALVAAWAQLVGLISFELFGQFNRVVEDRDTFFAHAAGQLAHGVGLPAV
- a CDS encoding spherulation-specific family 4 protein, whose protein sequence is MTRAAKAVYAILATLLLAAPAPAVTASASSEPSRAQAGDRTPALAPAPTPAVRPTPRAAGVRGLEIAVPAYVWADDPMLVDLTATSPAASVVVLNPGNGDSPFDAPWRARADVLRTGTTATGEKTKVLGYVHTDHGNRDIAAVKASVDNYLKTPDGRLHVDGIFFDVVSRDCGPANATRDHYAELRRYVQDTMEAVAPGTSDLVVNNPGTAIADCYLEPGRRTADVFVTFEDTYAAHTGAGWLGGNVFNALTGYRSGAELDPSGTAFWHLVHDVPDASAMRATLRTAFERGAGYAYATSAQMPNPWDAQPGWKYRAQTSYASTLG
- a CDS encoding glyoxalase/bleomycin resistance/dioxygenase family protein, translating into MDSPAVRPAPPTQSVVVPDREGRASTARVSLLVLYTPRLEDCRRFYADLGLAFTAERHGRGPDHYAAVLPDGMVRELYPAGDDRLTGVLRLGLAVDASAARPPLAPGRHRLVDPDGRTVEITAVGRTECGSAQG
- a CDS encoding DUF6332 family protein, producing MERRSQADRDAITIEIAYAFVSGVFAAGLVFAALYAPALAFDLSPTTGRILATVGGALAATVFLLRIAHVLWRFARRPENDGR
- a CDS encoding maleylpyruvate isomerase family mycothiol-dependent enzyme; translated protein: MEIISYVKTVAREGEQLADIAERAGTDALVPTCPQWRVADLLRHTGSVHRWATGYVAQGLTERAPFPEAPELVGAELLAWFREGHATLVRTLSGTSADAHCWTFLPTAPPSPLAFWARRQAHETTVHRMDAEAALGVPFGAVDPGFAEDGVDELLTGFHARPQSRVRTAEPRVLRVRASDTGAVWTVHLSPEPARTVRGDAHGTDGAEADCTLTGEASWLYSALWNRLPLTGPGVTGDAELARLWADTAGI
- a CDS encoding alpha-ketoglutarate-dependent dioxygenase AlkB, which translates into the protein MEVTEEVAEQVAEGVEHPDTQHPAGELFPRERAEIVPGAVHVPDWLGPGRQRELVEACREWARPPAGLRTVRTPGGGTMSARQVCLGLHWYPYGYAPTAVDGDGTPVKAMPDWLARLGRSAVAAAYGQAPGPGVAYDIALVNFYEGDSRMGMHRDGEERSEAPVVSLSLGDSCLFRFGNTASRGRPYRDVELRSGDLFVFGGPVRRAFHGVPKVLPGTAPPGLGLTGRLNITLRVGGLG
- a CDS encoding ROK family transcriptional regulator gives rise to the protein MNGNGAPRRVGDVTTVSAGTDGTGGAEGTGGVEGAGTAEGSDRASTSTSASASASTSASASASASASAAAGSARTKLERGRGALGPALELVHTGRAPTRAVLTAELGVTRATAGAVAAELEALGLIRVDSRPGGAGGTQGRPSHRLSVDENGPVALAAQVHSDGFRAALVGLGGRIVATAPGRVPVSADPAQVLGAVVEAGAALLAQTGRRCIGAGLAVPSAVAEPEGTALNPLHLAWPAGSPVRAIFADCVKEAGIDGPALTGNDVNLAALAEHRHGAGRSAQHLLCVATGHRGVGGALVLDGRLHSGSSGLALEVGHLTVNPEGRACHCGSRGCLDVEADPLAFLTAAGRTPGPEVSLLQQARDLLREESADPGVRAATEELIDRLGLGLAGLVNILNPDRIILGGLHRELLYADPERLRAVVADRSLWGRSGGVPILPCTLDHNSLVGAAELAWQPVLDDPLGTLGTAA
- a CDS encoding ATP-binding protein; amino-acid sequence: MISHSRRHCVVELQALPLRIGQIRRIVSAQLRHWQLDPLIDRAALGVTELLSNVHRHAQPDKTCTVEIELRLGRLTVSVYDSDPRLPMLRHSGDCGSTGDRGSSGSDAASVPAGSTRPVGGSPVDALETSGRGLALVEALSEAWGARQQEDCPGKVVWFSLRAAPGPAAPERHPVLLAERPALLPGKKPEKKAVRDPAPAPPVAAPPEPVSAGLSVTASVGARPG
- a CDS encoding PLP-dependent cysteine synthase family protein, with product MSTTGTTATTIDVDRSDADYRAWLKEAVRKVQADANRSADTHLLRFPLPEAWGIDLYLKDESTHPTGSLKHRLARSLFLYALCNGWIRPGRPVIEASSGSTAVSEAYFAKLIGVPFIAVMPRTTSPEKCRLIEFHGGECHFVDDSMKMYEESAELAARTGGHYMDQFTYAERATDWRGNNNIAESMYQQLRLERYPEPTWIVATAGTGGTSATIARYVHYMQHDTRICVPDPENSCFFDGWTRGDAHATSDCGSRIEGIGRPRMEPSFVPGAIDRMMRVPDAASVAACRALERVIGRKAGGSTGTGVWSALKIISEMVAEGRTGSVVTLLCDGGERYLDKYYSDAWLAEQGLDITPYARTLDTMLATGVWSEPVG
- a CDS encoding SRPBCC family protein, with product MHRLLRPVGLDFIEVAPTRLVFAGRATAAPEEVYRALAEEVEGWPSWFRAVTGARPMDGGAGRAIRLAGGVRFEETIMAADPERRYAYRVDKTNAPGIQALLEEWRLTPSGSGTHVQWTFAADGPPTVRLALAAARPALGHSFRSAVRALDLRLAARRRGSDQ